From a single Cotesia glomerata isolate CgM1 linkage group LG6, MPM_Cglom_v2.3, whole genome shotgun sequence genomic region:
- the LOC123267632 gene encoding uncharacterized protein LOC123267632: MECEFEKKVSKLHEKGNYEKIIELSGSAESDEAQRLSWFWPTFNDLQWIRNLLDNFKCKGIVSVGCGTGLLEWIIQQYLNCDVIGIEVDKLWWQSKYSPSFYLNKIIFTSKKSPVNISAEYAVLFCYFNNSEAFKSYLTDYPGHLVVVIGPEKGKNRHTDPRPFDKKFSKMGWKLHTSKKLDNGIDCITAYVRN; encoded by the exons atggaatgtgagtttgaaaaaaaagtttcaaaattaCACGAGAAAggaaattacgaaaaaataattgaattgagCGGTTCCGCGGAGTCCGATGAAGCGCAAAGGCTTTCGTGGTTCTGGCCAACATTTAATGATTTGCAGTGGATTCGgaatttattagataattttaagtgTAAAGGAATTGTAAGTGTCGGTTGTGGGACCGGCCTTTTGGAATGGATTATTCAACAATATTTAA atTGCGACGTAATTGGAATAGAAGTTGACAAATTGTGGTGGCAAAGTAAATATTCAccgtcattttatttaaacaagaTAATATTTACTTCGAAAAAAAGTCCTGTAAATATTTCCGCGGAGTATGCGGTTTTATTTTGCTATTTCAATAACAGCGAGGCGTTTAAAAGCTATCTAACTGACTATCCGGGGCATTTGGTGGTGGTGATTGGTCCCGAGAAGGGCAAAAATCGGCACACGGACCCTCGGCCgtttgacaaaaaattctcaaagaTGGGATGGAAATTGCACACCTCAAAAAAACTTGACAATGGGATCGATTGCATCACAGCTTATGTacgaaattaa
- the LOC123268071 gene encoding uncharacterized protein PFB0145c-like translates to MNEKSKEIDRLEKLIAEKIQTTQTIDLQVQEKNNDYSRLNGFISEKTKINDDLDSQVKTKAEKRDLLDHEISVKNQKNNDLDSQINEKFQEIDRLGKPLREKVESLKSIDMQTQEIKNDYDRLNGFISEKTKINDDLDSQVKTKAEKRDLLDREIFVKNQKNKDLDSKMNEKSKEIDRLEKLIAEKIQTTQTIDLQIQEKYNDYSRLNGFISEKTKINDDLDSQVKTKAEKRDLLDHEISVKNQKNNDLDSQINEKFQEIDRLGKLIAEKIESIKTIDIQIQEKNNDYDRLNGFISEKTKINDDLDSQVKTKAEKRDLLDREIFVKNQKNKDLDSKMNEKSKEIDRLEKLIAEKIQTTQTIDLQVQEKNNDYSRLNGFISEKTKINDDLDSQVKTKAEKRDRLDREISVKNQKNKDLDSQIDEKSIEIDRLCKLIAEKIQITEIIDIQIQEKSNDCNRLNGLISEKTKINENLNFQIKTIADKRDLLDRETFEKTQKYKGLEAQIKMKSKEIDRLEKLIAEKMQTTKTIDVQIQEKNNDYDRLNGFISEKTKINDDLDSQVKTKAEKRDLLDREIFVKNQKNKDLDSKMNEKSKEIDRLEKLIAEKIQTTQTIDLQVQEKNNDYSRLNGFISEKTKINDDLDSQVKTKAEKRDLLDHEISEKNNDYDRLNGFISEKTKINNDLDSQVKTKAEKRDLLDREIFVKNQKNKDLDSKMNEKSKEIDRLEKLIAEKIQTTQTIDLQVQEKNNDYSRLNGFISEKTKINDDLDSQVKTKAEKRDRLDREISVKNQKNKDLDSQIDEKSIEIDRLCKLIAEKIQTTEIIDIQIQEKSNDCNRLNGLISEKTKINENLNFQIKTIADKRDLLDRETFEKTQKYKGLEAQIKMKSKEIDRLEKLIAEKMQTTKTIDVQIQEKNNDYDRLNGFISEKTKINDDLDSQVKTKAEKRDLLDREIFVKNQKNKDLDSKMNEKSKEIDRLEKLIAEKIQTTQTIDLQVQEKNNDYSRLNGFISEKTKINDDLDSQVKTKAEKRDLLDHEISVKNQKNNDLDSQINEKFQEIDRLGKLIAEKIESIKTIDIQIQEKNNDYDRLNGFISEKTKINDDLDSQVKTKAEKRDLLDREIFVKNQKNKDLDSKMNEKSKEIDRLEKLIAEKIQTTQTIDLQVQEKNNDYSRLNGFISEKTKINDDLDSQVKTKAEKRDRLDREISVKNQKNKDLDSQIDEKTQTIKTIDVQIQEKNNENNRLNGFISEKTKINDDLDSQVKTKSEKREFLDREMSVKNQKSKDLDSQMNEKTQTIKTIDVQIQEKNNENNRLNGFISEKTKMMDDLNFKIKKKTDEHDLLNHDVLEKIQIIKDLHSQILEKTDECNRLNDLMNKNMKTRENIDLQIERKTAECNLLDDQIFKKTQTGYDLDSEIKIKAEKRDLLDREISVKTQNNKDLGSEINEKSTEIDRLENLITEKTQTIKTIDVQIQEKNNENNRLNGFISEKTKMMDDLNFKIKKKTDEHDLLNHDVLEKIQIIKDLHSQILEKTDECNRLNDLMNKNMKTRENIDLQIERKTAECNLLDDQIFKKTQTGYDLDSEIKTKAEKRDLLDREISVKTQNNKDLGSEINEKSTEIDRLENLITEKTQTIKTIDVQIQEKNNENNRLNGFISEKTKMMDDLNFKIKKKTDEHDLLNHDVLEKMQTIKDLHSQISELTNECNRLNDLMNKKMKTRENIDLQIERKTAECNLLDDQIFKKTQTGYDLDSEIKTKAEKRDLLDREISVKTQNNKDLGSEINEKSTEIDRLENLITEKTQTIKTIDVQIQEKNNENNRLNGFISEKTKMMDDLNFKIKKKTDEHDLLNHDVLEKMQTIKDLHSQISELTNECNRLNDLMNKKMKTRENIDLQIERKTAECNLLDDQIFKKTQTGYDLDSEIKTKAEKRDLLDREISVKTQNNKDLGSEINEKSTEINRLENLITEKTQIIKTIDVQIQEKNNKNNRLNGFISEKTKMMDDLNFKIKKKTNEHDLLNHDVLEKMQTIKDLHSQISELTNECNRLNDLMNKKMKTCENIDSQIKRKSAECTRLDDQIFKKTKTGYDLDSEIKTKAEKRDLLDREISVKTQNNKDLGSQINEKSREIDRLENLITEKTQTIKTIDVQIQEKNNENNRLYGFISEKTKMMKDLNFRIKKKTDEHDLLNHDVLEKMQTIKDLHSQISELTNECNRLNDLMNKKMKTCENIDSQIKRKSAECTRLDDQIFKKTKTGYDLDSEIKTKAEKRDLLDHEISVKTQNNKDLGSQINEKSTEIDRLENLITEKTQTIKTIDVQIQEKNNENNRLYGFISEKTKMMEDLNFKIKKKTDEHDLLNHDVLENMQTIKDLHSQISELTKECNRLNDLKNKMMTTCENIDSQIKRKSAECTRLDDQIFTKTQTEYDLDSQIKKKIAELGRLLREISSNRQIIDSEIKKQTDERGRLVDAISEKMQATQNLDSQISEKQIEFARLNDQMLEIISTSSSLDSKIIRKIDECTRLDGDINEKLEVLKRLNHSIDTKLQQTTSADVTKLLDIKTKLRNLFPFIPSLSSYEKNVVNYYIDQLKVSPFYRISSSNNSEMKNLCELGIKIIRSINKDDSKSSKYQQFVDFIAREVTTDDETTNIDEDSIISLTTFLSMYMLIYSNNLPDKSRYHNIIIKLIPRIPSIPIPELTSGNSEKEYSAILNLSAPRLLSNYINNFNDYICDISSIALSRLNSKINSVDGVAFSDHIRQDSSAFAVHSERHIPYVNYSIYLKKVVEVMKFPDLYASVYSVLDIPGNFYETVNRIVTTIMHPTIEVLLHGLNSTKGEIKFEFNWLDVKGKIGCYLIPSIGFGIFKTKQFMFSLRIPMHNVPLSVLSVCSSTEPRQCNKFVTSILNLRKIYKTGETYSDYETWNDICQETGLLIYGGFAMNTFDEYVYSNIGHKTFRTNYVGQLKKDDQVLFWKRSNEAICVNEHKGSTYTVTEVGMFTSDGLEAIYEFSTNKSSSG, encoded by the exons TAGTCGTCTTAACGGttttatttcagaaaaaacaaaaatcaatgaCGATCTCGATTCCCAAGTTAAAACCAAAGCTGAGAAACGTGATCTTCTAGATCATGAAATCTCCGTAAAAAACCAGAAAAACAACGATCTAgattctcaaataaacgaaaaGTTTCAAGAAATTGATCGGCTCGGAAAACTTATAGCGGAAAAAATAGAATCAATTAAAACTATAGACATACAGATACAGgagaaaaataatgattatgaTCGTCTTAACGGttttatttcagaaaaaaccaaaataaatGACGATCTCGATTCCCAAGTTAAAACTAAAGCTGAGAAACGTGATCTTCTTGATCGTgaaatatttgtgaaaaaccaaaaaaacaaAGATCTAGATTCTAAAATGAACGAGAAATCTAAAGAAATTGATCGGCTGGAAAAACTTATAGCggaaaaaatacaaacaaCTCAAACCATAGACCTACAAGTACAGgagaaaaataatgattatagTCGTCTTAACGGttttatttcagaaaaaacaaaaatcaatgaCGATCTCGATTCCCAAGTTAAAACCAAAGCTGAGAAACGTGATCGTCTAGACCGTGAAATATCCGtgaaaaaccaaaaaaataaggaTCTAGATTCTCAAATAGACGAAAAATCTATAGAAATCGATCGTCTCTGTAAACTTATAGccgaaaaaatacaaataactGAAATCATAGACATACAGATACAGGAGAAAAGTAATGATTGCAATCGTCTCAACGGtctaatttcagaaaaaacgaaaataaaTGAGAATCTCAATTTccaaattaaaacaattgctGACAAACGTGATCTTCTTGACCGTGAAACATTCGAGAAAACCCAGAAATATAAGGGTCTTGAAGCTCAAATAAAGATGAAATCTAAAGAAATTGATCGGCTCGAAAAACTTATAGCGGAAAAAATGCAAACAACTAAGACCATAGACGTACAGATACAGgagaaaaataatgattatgaTCGTCTCAACGGttttatttcagaaaaaaccaaaataaatGACGATCTCGATTCCCAAGTTAAAACCAAAGCTGAGAAACGTGATCTTCTTGACCGTGAAATATTCGtgaaaaaccaaaaaaacaaAGATCTAGATTCTAAAATGAACGAGAAATCTAAAGAAATTGATCGGCTGGAAAAACTTATAGCggaaaaaatacaaacaaCTCAAACCATAGACCTACAAGTACAGgagaaaaataatgattatagTCGTCTTAACGGttttatttcagaaaaaacaaaaatcaatgaCGATCTCGATTCCCAAGTTAAAACCAAAGCTGAGAAACGTGATCTTCTAGATCATGAAATCTCC gagaaaaataatgattatgaTCGTCTTAACGGttttatttcagaaaaaaccaaaataaatAACGATCTCGATTCCCAAGTTAAAACTAAAGCTGAGAAACGTGATCTTCTTGACCGTgaaatatttgtgaaaaaccaaaaaaacaaAGATCTAGATTCTAAAATGAACGAGAAATCTAAAGAAATTGATCGGCTGGAAAAACTTATAGCggaaaaaatacaaacaaCTCAAACCATAGACCTACAAGTACAGgagaaaaataatgattatagTCGTCTTAACGGttttatttcagaaaaaacaaaaatcaatgaCGATCTCGATTCCCAAGTTAAAACCAAAGCTGAGAAACGTGATCGTCTAGACCGTGAAATATCCGtgaaaaaccaaaaaaataaggaTCTAGATTCTCAAATAGACGAAAAATCTATAGAAATTGATCGTCTCTGTAAACTTATAGCcgaaaaaatacaaacaaCTGAAATCATAGACATACAGATACAGGAGAAAAGTAATGATTGCAATCGTCTCAACGGtctaatttcagaaaaaacgaaaataaaTGAGAATCTCAATTTccaaattaaaacaattgctGACAAACGTGATCTTCTTGACCGTGAAACATTCGAGAAAACCCAGAAATATAAGGGTCTTGAAGCTCAAATAAAGATGAAATCTAAAGAAATTGATCGGCTCGAAAAACTTATAGCGGAAAAAATGCAAACAACTAAGACCATAGACGTACAGATACAGgagaaaaataatgattatgaTCGTCTCAACGGttttatttcagaaaaaaccaaaataaatGACGATCTCGATTCCCAAGTTAAAACTAAAGCTGAGAAACGTGATCTTCTTGACCGTGAAATATTCGtgaaaaaccaaaaaaacaaAGATCTAGATTCTAAAATGAACGAGAAATCTAAAGAAATTGATCGGCTGGAAAAACTTATAGCggaaaaaatacaaacaaCTCAAACCATAGACCTACAAGTACAGgagaaaaataatgattatagTCGTCTTAACGGttttatttcagaaaaaacaaaaatcaatgaCGATCTCGATTCCCAAGTTAAAACCAAAGCTGAGAAACGTGATCTTCTAGATCATGAAATCTCCGTAAAAAACCAGAAAAACAACGATCTAgattctcaaataaacgaaaaGTTTCAAGAAATTGATCGGCTCGGAAAACTTATAGCGGAAAAAATAGAATCAATTAAAACTATAGACATACAGATACAGgagaaaaataatgattatgaTCGTCTTAACGGttttatttcagaaaaaaccaaaataaatGACGATCTCGATTCCCAAGTTAAAACTAAAGCTGAGAAACGTGATCTTCTTGACCGTgaaatatttgtgaaaaaccaaaaaaacaaAGATCTAGATTCTAAAATGAACGAGAAATCTAAAGAAATTGATCGGCTGGAAAAACTTATAGCggaaaaaatacaaacaaCTCAAACCATAGACCTACAAGTACAGgagaaaaataatgattatagTCGTCTTAACGGttttatttcagaaaaaacaaaaatcaatgaCGATCTCGATTCCCAAGTTAAAACCAAAGCTGAGAAACGTGATCGTCTAGACCGTGAAATATCCGtgaaaaaccaaaaaaataaggaTCTAGATTCTCAAATAGACGAAAA AACACAAACAATTAAAACTATAGACGTACAGATACAGGAGAAGAATAATGAAAACAATCGTCTTAACGGttttatttcagaaaaaaccaaaataaatGACGATCTCGATTCGCAAGTTAAAACTAAATCTGAGAAACGTGAATTTCTTGACCGTGAAATGTCCGTGAAAAACCAGAAAAGCAAAGATCTAGATTCTCAAATGAACGAAAA AACACAAACTATTAAAACTATAGACGTACAGATACAGGAGAAGAATAATGAAAACAATCGTCTTAACGGttttatttcagaaaaaactaaaatgatgGACGatctaaatttcaaaattaagaagaaaacCGATGAACATGACCTTCTCAACCATGACGtattggaaaaaattcaaataatcaAAGACTTGCATTCCCAAATACTAGAAAAAACTGACGAATGTAATCGACTCAACGatcttatgaataaaaatatgaaaacgCGTGAAAATATAGACTTACAAATAGAAAGAAAAACTGCGGAATGCAATCTCCTTGATGATCAGATTTTCAAGAAAACTCAGACAGGATACGATCTAGATTCCGAAATCAAAATCAAAGCTGAGAAACGTGATCTTCTTGACCGTGAAATATCCgtgaaaactcaaaataataaGGATCTAGGCTCGgaaataaacgaaaaatcTACAGAAATTGATCGGCTAGAAAATCTTATAACGGAAAAAACACAAACTATTAAAACTATAGACGTGCAGATACAGGAGAAGAATAATGAAAACAATCGTCTTAACGGttttatttcagaaaaaactaaaatgatgGACGatctaaatttcaaaattaagaagaaaacCGATGAACATGACCTTCTCAACCATGACGtattggaaaaaattcaaataatcaAAGACTTGCATTCCCAAATACTAGAAAAAACTGACGAATGTAATCGACTCAACGatcttatgaataaaaatatgaaaacgCGTGAAAATATAGACTTACAAATAGAAAGAAAAACTGCGGAATGCAATCTCCTTGATGATCAGATTTTCAAGAAAACTCAGACAGGATACGATCTAGATTCCGAAATCAAAACCAAAGCTGAGAAACGTGATCTTCTTGACCGTGAAATATCCgtgaaaactcaaaataataaGGATCTAGGCTCGgaaataaacgaaaaatcTACAGAAATTGATCGGCTAGAAAATCTTATAACGGAAAAAACACAAACTATTAAAACTATAGACGTGCAGATACAGGAGAAGAATAATGAAAACAATCGTCTTAACGGttttatttcagaaaaaactaaaatgatgGACGatctaaatttcaaaattaagaagaaaacCGATGAACATGACCTTCTCAACCATGACGTATTGGAAAAAATGCAAACCATTAAAGACTTGCATTCCCAAATATCAGAACTAACAAACGAATGTAATCGTCTCAACGATCTTATGAATAAAAAGATGAAAACGCGTGAAAATATAGACTTACAAATAGAAAGAAAAACTGCGGAATGCAATCTCCTTGATGATCAGATTTTCAAGAAAACTCAGACAGGATACGATCTAGATTCCGAAATCAAAACCAAAGCTGAGAAACGTGATCTTCTTGACCGTGAAATATCCgtgaaaactcaaaataataaGGATCTAGGCTCGgaaataaacgaaaaatcTACAGAAATTGATCGGCTAGAAAATCTTATAACGGAAAAAACACAAACTATTAAAACTATAGACGTGCAGATACAGGAGAAGAATAATGAAAACAATCGTCTTAACGGttttatttcagaaaaaactaaaatgatgGACGatctaaatttcaaaattaagaagaaaacCGATGAACATGACCTTCTCAACCATGACGTATTGGAAAAAATGCAAACCATTAAAGACTTGCATTCCCAAATATCAGAACTAACAAACGAATGTAATCGTCTCAACGATCTTATGAATAAAAAGATGAAAACGCGTGAAAATATAGACTTACAAATAGAAAGAAAAACTGCGGAATGCAATCTCCTTGATGATCAGATTTTCAAGAAAACTCAGACAGGATACGATCTAGATTCCGAAATCAAAACCAAAGCTGAGAAACGTGATCTTCTTGACCGTGAAATATCCgtgaaaactcaaaataataaGGATCTAGGCTCGgaaataaacgaaaaatcTACAGAAATTAATCGGCTAGAAAATCTTATAACGGAAAAAacacaaattattaaaactataGACGTACAGATACAGgagaagaataataaaaacaatcgTCTTAACGGttttatttcagaaaaaactaaaatgatgGACGatctaaatttcaaaattaagaagaaaacCAATGAACATGACCTTCTCAACCATGACGTATTGGAAAAAATGCAAACCATTAAAGACTTGCATTCCCAAATATCAGAACTAACAAACGAATGTAATCGTCTCAACGATCTTATGAATAAAAAGATGAAAACGTGTGAAAACATAGACTCACAAATAAAAAGGAAAAGTGCGGAATGCACTCGCCTTGATGATCAGATTTTCAAGAAAACTAAAACAGGGTACGATCTAGATTCCGAAATCAAAACCAAAGCTGAGAAACGTGATCTTCTTGACCGTGAAATATCCgtgaaaactcaaaataataaGGATCTAGGCtctcaaataaacgaaaaaTCTAGAGAAATTGATCGGCTAGAAAATCTTATAACGGAAAAAACACAAACAATTAAAACTATAGACGTACAGATACAAGAGAAGAATAATGAAAACAATCGTCTTTACGGttttatttcagaaaaaactaaaatgatgAAAGATCTAAATTTCAGAATTAAGAAGAAAACCGATGAACATGACCTTCTCAACCATGACGTATTGGAAAAAATGCAAACCATTAAAGACTTGCATTCCCAAATATCAGAACTAACAAACGAATGTAATCGTCTCAACGATCTTATGAATAAAAAGATGAAAACGTGTGAAAACATAGACTCACAAATAAAAAGGAAAAGTGCGGAATGCACTCGCCTTGATGATCAGATTTTCAAGAAAACTAAAACAGGGTACGATCTAGATTCCGAAATCAAAACCAAAGCTGAGAAACGTGATCTTCTTGACCATGAAATATCCgtgaaaactcaaaataataaGGATCTAGGCtctcaaataaacgaaaaaTCTACAGAAATTGATCGGCTAGAAAATCTTATAACGGAAAAAACACAAACAATTAAAACTATAGACGTACAGATACAAGAGAAGAATAATGAAAACAATCGTCTTTACGGttttatttcagaaaaaactaaaatgatgGAAGatctaaatttcaaaattaagaagaaaacCGATGAACATGACCTTCTTAACCATGACGTATTGGAAAATATGCAAACCATTAAAGACTTGCATTCCCAAATATCAGAACTAACAAAGGAATGTAATCGTCTCAACGATCTTAAGAATAAAATGATGACAACGTGTGAAAACATAGACTCACAAATAAAAAGGAAAAGTGCGGAATGCACTCGCCTTGATGATCAGATTTTCACGAAAACTCAGACAGAATACGATCTAGATTcccaaatcaagaaaaaaattgcggAACTCGGTCGTCTTCTCCGAGAAATATCGTCGAATAGACAAATCATAGATTCGGAAATTAAGAAGCAAACGGATGAACGTGGTCGTCTTGTCGATGCAATATCGGAAAAAATGCAAGCAACTCAAAACTTAGACTCTCAAATATCAGAAAAACAAATTGAGTTTGCTCGTCTTAATGATCAGATGTTGGAGATAATATCTACAAGTAGCAGTCTAGActctaaaataattagaaaaattgatgaatgTACTCGCCTTGATGGTGATATAAACGAAAAGCTCGAAGTATTGAAAAGGCTGAACCATTCTATTGATACGAAGCTTCAACAAACAACATCAGCAGATGTGACGAAATTATTggatataaaaacaaaactgcGTAACTTATTTCCTTTTATTCCCAGTTTAAGCTCTTATGAAAAGAACGTTGTAAATTATTACATTGATCAACTAAAAGTTTCACCGTTCTACAGAATTTCTAGTTccaataactccgaaatgaAAAATCTATGTGAATTGGGCATTAAAATTATCCGTTCCATCAACAAAGACGATTCAAAATCATCAAAGTACCAACAATTTGTCGATTTTATAGCACGAGAAGTGACGACGGACGACGAAACCACAAATATCGATGAAGATTCTATTATTTCATTGACTACATTTCTCTCAATGTACATGCTTATATATTCAAACAATCTGCCTGACAAATCAAGGTATCATAACATAATAATCAAACTGATTCCGAGGATTCCATCTATTCCCATTCCAGAACTTACAAGCGGCAACTCAGAGAAAGAATACAGTGCCATTCTTAATTTATCGGCACCGCGATTATTGTCTAATtacataaacaattttaatgattacaTCTGTGATATAAGTAGCATTGCACTATCTAGGTTGAATTCCAAGATAAATTCCGTTGATGGTGTCGCATTCAGCGACCATATTCGACAAGATTCGTCAGCCTTTGCTGTACACTCTGAAAGACACATTCCCTACGTCAATTACAGTATTTACCTTAAAAAAGTCGTCGAAGTAATGAAATTTCCCGACTTATACGCATCAGTATACTCGGTGCTTGACATACCCGGTAATTTCTATGAAACCGTGAACAGAATAGTGACAACGATAATGCATCCAACAATCGAAGTATTACTGCACGGGTTAAATAGTACTAAGGGTGAAATTAAGTTCGAGTTTAACTGGTTGGATGTAAAAGGCAAAATAGGTTGCTATTTGATACCTTCCATTGGATTCGGGATATTCAAAACCAAACAGTTCATGTTTTCTTTGCGGATTCCAATGCATAATGTACCATTGAGTGTACTGTCTGTTTGTAGCTCCACAGAACCACGCCAATGTAATAAATTTGTCACaagtatattaaatttacGAAAGATTTACAAGACTGGAGAAACGTATTCTGATTATGAAACATGGAATGATATCTGTCAAGAAACTGGGTTACTCATTTATGGAGGTTTTGCCATGAATACGTTCGATGAATATGTGTACAGTAACATTGGACACAAAACTTTTCGCACAAATTATGTTggacaattaaaaaaagacgATCAAGTTTTGTTTTGGAAAAGATCTAATGAGGCTATCTGTGTTAACGAACACAAAGGTAGTACCTATACGGTCACGGAAGTTGGAATGTTTACTTCTGATGGGTTGGAAGCTATATACGAATTTTCGACCAACAAATCGAGTAgtgga
- the LOC123267629 gene encoding origin recognition complex subunit 1, translated as MPPKRHSSYVSDDDDSTNANVRETRSRSRSLVTKSPSKSQKLEDPKTPREASIIVKIRRSTEQSQYKCEIAERRASLRNSVNTLLRYRDSVTPDKSTPKKKISPKYKTRSAVTSGVAERLSSLKITEDKENESGDSDDSLKMFDLKSDNRKYKARSITTNEIQKALEEVETPRLRELRTSVKEAPATPIRLKRIAEESTPRRTSRTLLTPRSVKTPNTQKGVTKAPATPKGTPRSLKFLTPSMKTRSAGPAKPVTVLEKARAQLHVSAVPKSLPCRDQEFNDIFEFLEKKISDGSSGCMYISGVPGTGKTATVNEVIRCLRKLTHNNRLPPFECVEINGMKLSEPRQAYVQIQKQLTGKTALWEEAQKALDKRFTGKDSKNSKDCITLLVIDELDVLCNKRQDVVYNLLNWPSQATAQLVVITIANTMDLPERVLMSRVTSRLGLTRLTFQPYNFKQLHEIVITRLNESDAFKSDAIQLVARKVAAVSGDARRALDICRRATEIAEHQDSKVVGISHVNEALFEMIASVKVRAIKQCSEMERVFLQAVCAEITRTGVEETTFINVYKQLDALCSFEGVTSPNITQALGICNRLSAFRLIICDEPRCDILQRIFLNVSSDDVHYAIQIN; from the exons atgccaCCGAAGAGACATTCATCGTACGTAAGCGATGATGATGATTCGACAAACGCAAACGTTCGAGAAACCAGAAGCCGGAGCAGAAGTTTAGTTACAAAAAGTCCGtcgaaatctcaaaaattagAAGATCCAAAGACTCCAAGAGAAGCAAGCATAATAGTTAAAATTCGCAGGTCGACGGAGCAGAGCCAGTACAAATGTGAGATTGCCGAGCGCAGAGCTTCGTTAAGAAACAGTGTGAACACACTGTTAAGGTACCGAGACTCAGTAACTCCTGACAAAAGCACTCCTAAGAAGAAAATCAGTCCGAAATATAAAACCAGGTCTGCTGTTACGTCAGGCGTTGCTGAAAGACTTTCCAGTTTGAAAATCACCGAGGACAAAGAAAATGAGTCTGGTGATTCTGACGACAGTTTGAAGATGTTTGATTTGAAATCAGACAATAGAAAATACAAAGCTCGCTCGATTACAACCAATGAGATCCAAAAAGCTCTGGAAGAAGTCGAAACACCGCGGCTTAGAGAATTAAGGACCTCGGTGAAAGAAGCTCCTGCAACTCCGATAAGGCTGAAGAGAATCGCCGAAGAGTCGACGCCTCGGCGTACCTCCAGGACTCTGTTGACTCCAAGGTCGGTCAAGACTCCAAATACTCAGAAGGGAGTGACTAAAGCTCCAGCGACTCCCAAAGGAACGCCCAGGAGCTTGAAGTTCCTGACACCGTCTATGAAGACCAGAAGTGCTGGGCCCGCGAAACCTGTTACTGTCTTGGAGAAAGCTCGAGCACAATTGCATGTTTCGGCGGTTCCGAAGAGTTTGCCCTGCAGAGATCAGGagtttaatgatatttttgagtttttagaaaaaaagatCAGCGATGGGAGCAGCGGGTGTATGTACATCAGTGGTGTTCCAG gtACAGGAAAAACAGCTACAGTAAACGAAGTGATCCGATGTCTCAGAAAACTAACTCACAACAACCGCCTTCCACCATTTGAGTGTGTAGAAATAAACGGAATGAAACTTTCAGAGCCTAGACAAGCATACGTCCAAATCCAGAAGCAATTGACCGGCAAAACAGCGCTCTGGGAAGAAGCCCAGAAGGCTCTAGACAAAAGATTTACCGGAAAAGACTCCAAGAACTCAAAAGATTGCATCACGCTGCTGGTGATTGACGAGCTGGATGTCCTATGCAACAAGAGACAGGATGTGGTCTATAACCTTCTGAACTGGCCCTCTCAGGCGACGGCGCAGTTGGTCGTGATCACGATCGCGAACACCATGGACCTTCCGGAGCGCGTGCTGATGAGTCGCGTAACCTCGCGATTGGGTCTAACGCGGCTGACCTTCCAGCCGTACAACTTCAAGCAGCTCCACGAGATCGTGATAACCAGGCTGAACGAATCTGACGCGTTCAAGAGCGACGCGATCCAGCTGGTCGCCAGGAAGGTAGCCGCCGTTTCTGGAGACGCTAGACGTGCGTTGGACATCTGTAGACGCGCGACTGAAATTGCCGAGCACCAGGATTCTAAAGTCGTGGGTATTTCGCACGTGAATGAAGCGCTCTTCGAGATGATTGCCAGTGTTAAAGTACGCGCTATCAAACAATGCTCGGAAATGGAACGTGTTTTTCTCCAGGCTGTTTGCGCCGAAATCACGCGTACTGGAGTTGAAGAAACAACttttattaatgtttataAGCAACTTGATGCTTTGTGCTCCTTTGAAg GTGTTACCAGTCCTAATATAACTCAGGCTCTGGGGATCTGCAATCGGCTGAGTGCCTTCAGATTGATTATTTGCGATGAGCCAAGGTGCGATATCCTCCAGAGAATTTTTCTCAACGTCTCTAGCGATGACGTTCATTATgcgattcaaattaattaa